In Thermotomaculum hydrothermale, a single genomic region encodes these proteins:
- the trhA gene encoding PAQR family membrane homeostasis protein TrhA produces the protein MKIREKFNALSHFAGSVFAIYGLAGLMVKSTTLEKKIATLIFSISMFSMFFSSALYHSVNANDKVIKTLRKLDHVMIGVFIAGTYTPLCMISLKESKAGMIFLIVIWSLAIVSAIQSFFWIDAPRWFSTGIYLLMGWVAIFGIKYVYYALSFKGFLWLMIGGTFYTVGAIIYALKKPDFGKILGFHEIWHLFVLAGAISHYIMIYSYVY, from the coding sequence ATGAAAATAAGGGAGAAATTCAATGCTTTAAGCCATTTTGCAGGGAGTGTTTTTGCAATTTATGGGCTTGCCGGGCTTATGGTTAAAAGCACAACTTTAGAGAAAAAGATTGCAACATTAATATTTAGTATTTCCATGTTTTCAATGTTTTTTTCAAGTGCCCTTTACCACTCTGTTAATGCTAACGATAAGGTAATAAAAACACTTAGGAAGTTAGACCATGTTATGATTGGTGTATTTATTGCCGGGACATATACTCCTTTGTGTATGATTTCATTAAAGGAAAGTAAGGCTGGAATGATTTTTTTGATTGTTATATGGTCTTTAGCAATTGTTTCTGCAATACAGTCTTTTTTTTGGATTGATGCACCAAGATGGTTTTCAACAGGGATTTACCTTTTAATGGGTTGGGTGGCTATTTTCGGGATTAAATATGTGTATTATGCACTTTCATTTAAAGGATTTTTGTGGCTAATGATAGGTGGCACCTTTTATACAGTTGGGGCAATTATTTATGCCTTGAAAAAGCCAGATTTTGGAAAAATTTTAGGTTTTCATGAGATATGGCACCTTTTTGTTTTAGCAGGGGCTATTTCTCATTATATAATGATATATAGTTATGTGTATTAA
- a CDS encoding radical SAM protein: MSQPTYLINEIFSSIEGETSYQGIPMLFIRFTGCNLRCVYCDTKYAYDEGKRFSLSKLLEIINSNPFEYVHITGGEPLIQKDLILLLGSIKDKKIIIETNGSVNIKPFLLENTILIVDIKTPKSGMEDKNNYVNLDLMRKTDELKFVIVDQSDYEWAKTLIDSRNLIDKGYTINLSPAIPYLEPSLLAEWIVRDGLNVRFNLQIHKFIWGDKRGV; this comes from the coding sequence ATGTCGCAACCTACCTACCTGATTAATGAGATATTCTCCTCTATTGAAGGAGAGACTTCCTATCAGGGAATCCCCATGCTCTTTATCCGCTTTACAGGATGTAATTTAAGGTGTGTTTACTGCGATACAAAGTATGCCTACGATGAAGGGAAAAGATTTTCTTTATCCAAGTTGCTTGAAATTATCAATAGTAATCCTTTTGAGTATGTTCATATAACAGGTGGTGAACCACTAATCCAGAAAGATTTGATTTTATTGCTTGGAAGTATAAAAGATAAAAAGATTATTATTGAAACAAATGGAAGTGTAAATATTAAGCCTTTCCTTTTAGAGAATACAATTTTAATTGTTGATATAAAAACCCCTAAAAGCGGAATGGAAGATAAAAACAACTATGTAAATTTAGATTTAATGAGAAAAACTGATGAATTGAAGTTTGTTATTGTTGACCAAAGCGATTATGAATGGGCAAAAACCCTCATAGATAGTCGTAATTTAATTGATAAAGGCTATACAATTAACCTTTCACCTGCCATACCTTATTTAGAGCCTTCTTTGCTTGCAGAGTGGATTGTGCGAGATGGATTAAATGTAAGGTTTAACCTTCAGATCCACAAATTTATCTGGGGTGATAAAAGGGGTGTGTGA
- a CDS encoding transketolase: MDNSKLEELKKLAKKFRREIVDMVYKAQSGHPGGSLSVIDILTYLFFYEMEYPLENRNNFNSDRLVLSKGHATPAYYACLSEKGFFKKEELDKFRQVDSFLQGHPENHFVPGVDVTTGSLGQGFPQAVGMALGYKLDKSERFVYAILGDGECQEGIIWEAAMAAGHYKLDNLIAFVDFNGLQIDGDVEKVMNVKPLEDKFRAFNWHVQTIDGHNFEEIEKAVKNAKETMGIPSVIVAKTVKGKGVSFMENNYKFHGKAPNDEEYKIAMKELA, translated from the coding sequence GTGGACAATAGTAAACTTGAAGAATTGAAAAAACTTGCAAAAAAGTTTAGAAGAGAAATTGTTGATATGGTTTATAAGGCACAAAGCGGCCATCCAGGAGGCTCTCTTTCAGTTATTGACATTTTAACTTACCTATTTTTCTATGAAATGGAATATCCCCTTGAAAACAGAAACAATTTTAATTCAGACAGGCTTGTTTTAAGCAAGGGGCACGCTACTCCAGCGTACTATGCCTGTCTTTCAGAAAAGGGTTTCTTTAAAAAGGAAGAGCTTGATAAGTTCAGACAGGTTGATTCTTTTTTACAGGGGCACCCTGAAAACCACTTTGTGCCTGGTGTTGATGTTACCACAGGCTCTTTAGGCCAGGGCTTTCCTCAGGCTGTTGGAATGGCTTTAGGGTATAAGCTTGATAAGTCAGAAAGGTTTGTATATGCAATTTTAGGTGACGGGGAATGTCAGGAGGGAATAATCTGGGAAGCGGCAATGGCGGCAGGTCATTACAAACTTGACAATTTAATTGCCTTTGTTGATTTTAATGGGTTACAGATTGATGGAGATGTTGAAAAGGTTATGAATGTAAAGCCTCTTGAAGATAAATTCAGGGCATTTAACTGGCATGTGCAAACAATTGACGGGCATAACTTTGAGGAAATTGAAAAAGCTGTAAAAAATGCAAAAGAAACAATGGGAATTCCTTCCGTAATCGTGGCAAAAACGGTTAAGGGTAAAGGGGTTTCTTTTATGGAAAACAATTACAAATTTCACGGCAAGGCACCTAACGATGAAGAGTATAAGATTGCAATGAAGGAGTTAG
- a CDS encoding tetratricopeptide repeat-containing diguanylate cyclase: MMKNKLIFIFFTLLTCLISYTSTETTKKEALSFFNKGEKLYSNENYSKALEEYLKSKAIYEKNSSTDNLLYIRILRRIGDCYYYLSNYKNAINFYQTAIEKIDSIIKKQKNKKLLIHKGHLLTMLGNILKFVNCEKAIHYYKQSLEIYKKTGYKIGIGGCYLNIGDCLAKKGDLNSAIEYTKKAIKYFNPNDFYSLSIVYSNLSDYYIDKHDFEKAISLINKSIEYSLKGNRKRQLIFNYIKLGKLKKAQKKCNEALTSFNKALELSKKINDKDAIRKTLLLMGNCYANSGNYEKAYNCAMEFIKNSRELFSKQLIEQLAALESKQKSKLMEKKLKTLEKSSQIQEKSLFLHKTTLAVVIIFVVILFWLLWHRQKLIEEIEQKNKNLEMLIGTVEKVSKTDDLTGLPNRRGLFEFLEREISRAIRQKEKFSFAICDLDNFKRINDNFSHQVGDIVLMAVSKTFQDLTRKVDIVARFGGEEFIFVFPSTPLKNAKKVCEKIRKTIEETEFVVFDTPIKITLTFGVTEFTPQKNFETLLQEADKALYLGKETGKNKVVTYFQYLEK; this comes from the coding sequence ATGATGAAAAATAAGTTAATATTTATTTTTTTTACATTATTAACATGCTTAATTTCATATACTTCAACAGAAACAACAAAAAAAGAAGCTTTGTCTTTTTTTAATAAAGGGGAAAAACTATATTCAAACGAAAACTACTCAAAGGCACTTGAAGAATACTTAAAAAGCAAAGCAATTTATGAGAAAAACAGCTCAACTGATAATTTACTTTACATTAGAATTTTGAGAAGAATAGGAGATTGCTATTATTATCTTAGTAATTACAAAAATGCTATAAATTTTTATCAAACTGCAATTGAAAAAATAGATTCTATTATCAAAAAACAAAAAAACAAAAAACTTTTGATTCACAAAGGACATTTACTAACCATGCTTGGAAATATTTTAAAATTTGTGAATTGCGAAAAAGCTATTCATTACTACAAACAGTCTCTGGAAATATACAAAAAAACAGGTTATAAAATAGGGATAGGTGGGTGCTACCTCAATATAGGAGACTGTCTGGCAAAAAAAGGAGATTTAAATAGCGCCATTGAATATACAAAAAAAGCAATAAAATACTTCAATCCCAACGATTTTTACTCTCTTTCTATAGTATATTCAAATCTTTCTGATTACTACATTGACAAACATGATTTTGAAAAAGCAATCTCCTTGATTAACAAATCAATTGAATACAGTTTAAAAGGAAACAGGAAAAGACAGTTAATATTCAATTACATAAAGTTAGGAAAATTAAAAAAAGCACAGAAAAAGTGCAATGAAGCTCTTACTTCATTTAACAAGGCTTTAGAACTTTCAAAGAAAATAAACGACAAAGATGCTATTAGAAAAACCCTGCTTTTAATGGGAAACTGCTATGCAAACTCAGGAAACTATGAGAAAGCCTATAATTGTGCAATGGAATTTATAAAAAATTCAAGAGAATTGTTTAGCAAGCAATTAATTGAACAACTTGCCGCACTTGAAAGCAAGCAAAAAAGCAAATTAATGGAAAAGAAATTAAAAACCCTTGAAAAAAGCTCTCAAATACAAGAGAAATCTCTCTTTTTGCATAAAACCACCCTTGCTGTAGTAATAATTTTCGTAGTAATTTTGTTCTGGCTTTTATGGCATAGACAAAAACTAATAGAAGAGATAGAACAAAAAAACAAAAATCTTGAAATGCTTATAGGAACTGTGGAAAAGGTTTCAAAAACAGATGATTTAACAGGGCTCCCCAACAGAAGGGGGTTGTTTGAATTTTTGGAAAGAGAAATTTCAAGGGCTATAAGGCAGAAAGAGAAATTTTCCTTTGCAATATGCGACTTAGACAACTTTAAAAGAATTAATGACAACTTTTCCCACCAGGTAGGGGATATAGTATTGATGGCTGTCTCCAAAACATTTCAGGATTTAACAAGAAAGGTTGACATTGTTGCAAGGTTTGGCGGAGAAGAGTTTATATTTGTATTTCCCTCAACACCTCTGAAAAACGCAAAAAAAGTGTGTGAAAAAATAAGAAAAACTATTGAAGAAACAGAGTTTGTGGTTTTTGACACCCCCATAAAGATTACTTTAACCTTTGGAGTAACTGAATTCACTCCTCAAAAAAACTTTGAAACCCTGCTTCAGGAGGCAGACAAAGCTTTATACTTAGGGAAAGAAACAGGGAAGAATAAGGTTGTAACATACTTTCAATACCTTGAAAAATAA
- the queD gene encoding 6-carboxytetrahydropterin synthase QueD, which yields MYRVRAETVFSTSHYLNGYNGKCANLHGHNWRVVVEIEGEKLDKLGMLVDFKDLKSAINEIAEQLDHGVINNHPYFKNNNINPTAENIAYFFIKS from the coding sequence ATGTATAGGGTAAGGGCAGAGACAGTATTTTCAACATCTCATTATTTAAACGGTTATAACGGAAAGTGCGCAAACCTCCATGGCCACAATTGGAGAGTGGTTGTTGAAATTGAAGGGGAAAAATTAGATAAATTAGGGATGCTTGTTGATTTTAAGGATTTAAAGTCAGCTATCAATGAGATTGCAGAGCAATTAGACCATGGTGTAATAAATAATCACCCTTATTTTAAAAACAACAATATAAATCCAACTGCCGAAAATATTGCCTATTTTTTTATAAAAAGTTAA